The following proteins are encoded in a genomic region of Bosea beijingensis:
- a CDS encoding acetyl-CoA carboxylase biotin carboxylase subunit: MFSKILIANRGEIACRVIKTARRMGIKTVAVYSDADRDALHVEMADEAVHIGAAPAAQSYLLIDKIIDACKQTGAQAVHPGYGFLSEREAFAQALKDNGIVFIGPNPGAIAAMGDKIESKKAAAAARVSTVPGFLGIIESPEHAVTIADEIGYPVMIKASAGGGGKGMRIAHSAGEVAEGFARAKSEAASSFGDDRVFVEKFIVDPRHIEIQVLGDKHGNVIYLGERECSIQRRNQKVLEEAPSPLLDEATRRKMGEQAVALAKAVNYDSAGTVEFVAGQDKSFYFLEMNTRLQVEHPVTEMITGIDLVEQMIRVAYGEKLAIAQADVKLEGWAVESRVYAEDPTRNFLPSTGRLVTYRPPSEGPDGEAMVRNDTGVFEGGEISIYYDPMIAKLVTHAPTREAAIKAQARALDAFAIDGIRHNIPFVAAVMQHPRWIAGNLSTGFIAEEFPEGFSLPAPQGETARRMAAIAIACDHRMNQRKRNVSAQMEGWRKVSFDRLRIVQLGGKRFEGEVTEQGGAVVIAFPGHSVSIVSGWVPGEPVWHGTLDGVKVAAQVRPILNGVALGHAGAYANAHVYTQREAELAALMPEKVAADTGKFLLCPMPGLVKAISVAVGQEVKAGEPLAMVEAMKMENVLRAEKDVTIAKILAKEGDSLAVDAVIMEFA; this comes from the coding sequence ATGTTCTCGAAGATCCTGATCGCGAACCGCGGCGAGATCGCCTGCCGGGTCATCAAGACGGCGCGGCGGATGGGCATCAAGACGGTCGCCGTCTATTCGGACGCGGATCGCGATGCGCTGCATGTCGAGATGGCCGACGAGGCCGTGCATATCGGCGCGGCTCCCGCCGCCCAATCCTATCTGCTGATCGACAAGATCATCGATGCCTGCAAGCAAACGGGCGCGCAGGCCGTGCATCCCGGCTACGGCTTCCTCTCCGAGCGCGAGGCCTTCGCTCAGGCGCTCAAGGATAACGGCATCGTCTTCATCGGCCCCAATCCGGGTGCCATCGCCGCGATGGGCGACAAGATCGAATCGAAGAAGGCTGCGGCGGCCGCCAGGGTCTCCACCGTTCCGGGCTTCCTCGGCATCATCGAGAGCCCCGAGCATGCCGTGACGATCGCCGACGAGATCGGCTATCCCGTGATGATCAAGGCCTCGGCCGGTGGCGGCGGCAAGGGCATGCGCATCGCCCATTCGGCCGGCGAGGTCGCGGAAGGTTTTGCTCGCGCCAAGTCGGAAGCGGCCTCGTCCTTCGGCGACGATCGCGTCTTCGTCGAGAAGTTCATCGTCGATCCCCGCCATATCGAAATCCAGGTTCTCGGCGACAAGCACGGCAACGTCATCTATCTCGGCGAGCGCGAATGCTCGATCCAGCGCCGCAACCAGAAGGTGCTGGAGGAGGCGCCGTCGCCGCTGCTCGACGAGGCGACCCGCAGGAAGATGGGCGAGCAGGCGGTCGCGCTGGCCAAGGCGGTGAACTATGACTCGGCCGGCACGGTCGAGTTCGTCGCCGGGCAGGACAAGTCCTTTTACTTCCTCGAGATGAATACCCGCCTCCAGGTCGAGCATCCGGTGACCGAGATGATCACCGGCATCGACCTCGTCGAGCAGATGATCCGCGTGGCCTATGGCGAGAAGCTCGCGATCGCGCAGGCCGATGTGAAGCTCGAAGGCTGGGCGGTCGAATCCAGAGTCTATGCCGAGGACCCGACCCGCAACTTCCTGCCCTCGACCGGCCGGCTCGTGACCTATCGGCCGCCGAGCGAGGGGCCGGATGGCGAGGCCATGGTGCGCAACGATACCGGCGTGTTCGAGGGCGGCGAGATCTCGATCTATTACGACCCGATGATCGCCAAGCTCGTGACGCACGCGCCGACGCGCGAGGCCGCTATCAAGGCGCAGGCGCGCGCGCTCGATGCCTTCGCCATCGACGGCATCCGCCACAACATCCCCTTCGTCGCGGCGGTGATGCAGCATCCGCGCTGGATCGCCGGCAATCTCTCGACCGGCTTCATCGCCGAGGAGTTCCCGGAGGGGTTCTCGCTGCCGGCGCCGCAAGGTGAGACGGCGCGGCGCATGGCGGCGATCGCGATCGCCTGCGACCACCGCATGAACCAGCGCAAGCGCAATGTCTCGGCGCAGATGGAGGGCTGGCGCAAGGTTTCCTTCGACCGCCTGCGCATTGTCCAGCTCGGCGGTAAACGCTTCGAGGGCGAGGTGACGGAGCAGGGCGGGGCGGTCGTCATCGCCTTCCCGGGCCACAGCGTCAGCATCGTCAGCGGTTGGGTGCCGGGAGAGCCGGTCTGGCATGGCACGCTCGACGGGGTGAAGGTTGCGGCGCAGGTCCGGCCGATCCTGAACGGCGTCGCGCTCGGCCATGCCGGCGCCTATGCCAACGCCCATGTCTATACGCAGCGTGAGGCCGAATTGGCCGCGCTGATGCCCGAGAAGGTCGCGGCCGATACCGGCAAGTTCCTGCTCTGCCCGATGCCGGGCCTGGTCAAGGCGATCTCGGTTGCCGTGGGCCAAGAGGTCAAGGCCGGCGAGCCGCTCGCCATGGTCGAGGCGATGAAGATGGAGAACGTGCTGCGCGCCGAGAAGGATGTCACCATCGCCAAGATCCTGGCGAAGGAAGGTGACTCGCTCGCCGTCGACGCGGTCATCATGGAATTCGCCTGA
- a CDS encoding HAD-IA family hydrolase: MDLIIFDLDGTLINSEAIILEAQYETFRRCRRAHPGREAGLGIVGLTLDIAMAQLAGLDAPDDVLTETYRQVFSAMRVQAETDPSLDEPLFAGVAETLAGLKRHGGLKLGIATGKSRKGAEFIVARHGWQGLFDTVQSADDAPSKPHPGMIQRAMAETGAAPERTAMVGDSSFDIEMAVAAGVVPVAVSWGFQPVEKLVSLGARHVLREFPELPAALGLPKAIAA; this comes from the coding sequence ATGGATCTCATCATCTTCGATCTCGACGGCACGCTGATCAACTCCGAGGCGATCATCCTCGAAGCGCAGTACGAGACCTTCAGGCGCTGCAGGAGGGCTCATCCGGGGCGCGAGGCCGGCTTGGGCATCGTCGGGCTGACGCTGGACATCGCGATGGCGCAGCTCGCCGGGCTCGACGCACCCGATGATGTACTGACCGAGACCTATCGCCAGGTCTTCAGCGCGATGCGGGTGCAGGCCGAGACCGATCCGTCGCTGGATGAGCCGTTGTTCGCGGGCGTTGCCGAGACGCTGGCCGGGCTGAAGCGCCATGGCGGACTGAAGCTCGGCATCGCCACCGGCAAGTCGCGTAAAGGCGCCGAGTTCATCGTCGCCCGGCATGGCTGGCAGGGGCTGTTCGACACCGTGCAGTCGGCCGACGATGCGCCGTCGAAGCCGCATCCCGGCATGATCCAGCGGGCGATGGCGGAAACCGGGGCCGCGCCGGAGCGGACGGCGATGGTCGGCGACAGCTCGTTCGACATCGAGATGGCGGTCGCCGCCGGCGTGGTGCCGGTCGCGGTGTCCTGGGGCTTCCAGCCCGTCGAGAAGCTCGTTTCGCTCGGTGCCCGACATGTGCTGCGGGAATTTCCGGAATTGCCGGCGGCGCTGGGATTGCCGAAGGCTATTGCGGCGTAG
- a CDS encoding lysozyme inhibitor LprI family protein encodes MSAFRTILLLCSLAAAAPAVAQTSPTLRTDLASLSGCLRDAGSSPSACIGTVAVACVRAASNDPRGAEAACARREEAAWRERLTLALQVTGRALDSGQRSRLAALQLAWEAYVTQKCAFYGATQREALQAGRQAGCELREVAGRAIELAKALPQAAGRRPQSPPQIIR; translated from the coding sequence ATGAGCGCTTTTCGGACGATCCTGCTTCTGTGCAGCCTTGCTGCGGCCGCGCCGGCGGTTGCACAGACTTCACCCACGCTGCGGACCGATCTTGCGTCGCTCTCCGGTTGCTTGCGAGATGCCGGCTCTTCACCATCCGCCTGCATCGGCACGGTGGCGGTCGCCTGCGTGCGCGCCGCCAGCAACGATCCGCGCGGGGCGGAAGCCGCCTGCGCCCGGCGCGAGGAGGCGGCTTGGCGCGAGCGCCTGACGCTTGCGCTGCAGGTTACGGGGCGTGCGCTCGACTCCGGCCAGCGCAGCCGGCTTGCGGCGCTGCAGCTCGCCTGGGAAGCTTACGTCACCCAGAAATGTGCCTTCTACGGGGCGACCCAGCGTGAGGCATTGCAGGCCGGACGGCAGGCAGGCTGCGAGTTGCGCGAGGTCGCCGGCCGCGCGATCGAGCTTGCGAAAGCCCTGCCGCAGGCGGCCGGACGGCGCCCGCAGTCGCCCCCGCAGATCATTCGCTGA
- a CDS encoding glutathione S-transferase family protein, translated as MLTIWGRLSSINVQKVVWAAGEAGQAFERIDVGGPFGGLDTPEFVAMNPNRQIPVLRDGELVLWESSSILRYLAARYASGGLWEEDPVRRAPADRWIDWMQSELQPALAPVLWGVVRKVPAFTDPKVIADGIGRAEALMTILEAQLADRPFLAGERFGMADIAVGCGVHRWLNMPVERIARPRVQRWYETLFARPAAQAALPLPIA; from the coding sequence ATGTTGACGATCTGGGGCCGGTTGAGCTCGATCAACGTCCAGAAAGTGGTCTGGGCCGCCGGCGAGGCCGGGCAGGCCTTCGAGCGCATCGATGTCGGCGGGCCTTTCGGCGGGCTCGATACGCCCGAATTCGTGGCGATGAACCCGAACCGGCAGATTCCGGTGTTGCGCGACGGGGAACTCGTCCTCTGGGAGTCGAGCAGCATCCTGCGCTATCTCGCCGCTCGCTATGCCTCGGGCGGGCTCTGGGAGGAGGACCCGGTCCGGCGCGCTCCGGCCGATCGCTGGATCGACTGGATGCAGTCGGAGTTGCAGCCGGCACTGGCGCCGGTGCTCTGGGGCGTGGTGCGCAAGGTGCCGGCCTTCACCGATCCCAAGGTGATCGCCGACGGGATCGGTCGGGCCGAGGCGCTGATGACGATTCTCGAGGCCCAACTGGCGGATCGGCCCTTCCTGGCCGGAGAGCGCTTCGGCATGGCCGACATCGCGGTCGGCTGCGGCGTGCATCGCTGGCTCAACATGCCGGTCGAGCGGATCGCGCGGCCGCGCGTCCAGCGCTGGTACGAGACGCTCTTCGCGCGGCCGGCGGCGCAGGCGGCGCTGCCGTTGCCGATCGCGTGA
- a CDS encoding DUF599 domain-containing protein, whose product MFGFSNLDLIALAFFTLSWLGYHYVVEMGPYAVRTLNMRMNLRRARWIRESAAREVRIVDTQVMGGLQNGTAFFASTSLLAIGGTLALLNATDRAVAIFGDLPFVPVTLRSVWELKIIGLVAIFGYAFFKFAWSYRLFNYCVILLGALPPFDSKDERAMAHAVHETIEMNIAAGRHFNRGQRAFFFALAYLGWFLGPVSFIGFTGAVLVAMYRRQFASDATRVFNHPGQS is encoded by the coding sequence ATGTTCGGCTTCAGCAATCTCGATCTGATCGCCCTGGCGTTCTTCACCCTGTCCTGGCTCGGCTACCATTATGTGGTCGAGATGGGTCCCTATGCCGTGCGCACCCTGAACATGCGGATGAACCTGCGTCGTGCGCGCTGGATCCGCGAATCGGCGGCACGCGAGGTCCGGATCGTCGATACCCAGGTCATGGGCGGCCTGCAGAACGGCACCGCCTTCTTCGCCTCGACCTCGCTGCTGGCGATCGGCGGCACGCTCGCTCTGCTCAACGCCACGGACCGCGCCGTCGCGATCTTCGGCGACCTGCCCTTCGTGCCGGTGACCCTGCGCTCCGTCTGGGAGCTGAAGATCATCGGGCTCGTCGCCATCTTCGGCTACGCCTTCTTCAAATTCGCCTGGAGCTACCGGCTGTTCAACTACTGCGTCATCCTGCTCGGCGCCCTCCCCCCGTTCGACAGCAAGGACGAGCGCGCGATGGCCCATGCCGTGCATGAGACGATCGAGATGAACATCGCCGCCGGCCGGCATTTCAACCGCGGCCAGCGTGCCTTCTTCTTCGCGCTCGCCTATCTCGGCTGGTTCCTCGGCCCGGTCAGCTTCATCGGCTTCACCGGTGCCGTGCTGGTCGCGATGTACCGGCGCCAGTTCGCCTCCGACGCGACGCGCGTCTTCAACCATCCGGGCCAATCATGA
- a CDS encoding DUF3253 domain-containing protein: MSIEPEAIETAILDLLAQREAGLTISPMDVARRLGGDHPDGWGPLMQPVRRAAVKLMKEGRLVITRKGRPVDPDDFRGVYRLVLPAAA, translated from the coding sequence ATGAGCATCGAACCCGAGGCGATCGAGACCGCGATCCTAGACCTGCTGGCCCAGCGCGAGGCGGGCCTGACGATCTCGCCGATGGATGTCGCCCGCCGCCTCGGCGGCGATCATCCGGATGGCTGGGGTCCATTGATGCAGCCGGTTCGCCGCGCCGCCGTGAAGCTGATGAAGGAGGGCCGGCTCGTCATCACCCGCAAGGGCCGGCCGGTCGATCCCGACGACTTTCGCGGCGTCTATCGGCTCGTCCTGCCGGCAGCGGCCTGA
- a CDS encoding RluA family pseudouridine synthase, producing MKTGGKGPGGKSPGNKGAGGPSRGGKLPSAGAPRGKRPSHDARRRAAARPAGGEERVQRPVRPRPVEEAPKPTRAQVKAETAQVLSTGVQQLVVTQDENEMRIDRFLEARFPQLSFSHIQRIVRKGELRVDGKRADSKDRLSEGQTVRIPPLRLEEQAERPRSVKADADTIGFLRSITLYEDDDVMVLNKPAGLAVQGGSGTTRHVDQMLEALTAKDGQKPRLVHRLDKDTAGCLVIAKSRFAAATLAKTFRSRSARKVYWALVVGVPRVRQGRISTYLAREEAYDGDQRMAVAQHGEDGAMHAVTYYAVVETAAQKLAWLSLKPVTGRTHQLRAHTTHIGHPIIGDPKYFNIQNWELPGGIQNKLHLLARRIVLPHPRGKGTIDVSAPLPPHMRQSWNLLGFDDAPYDPIVEAPDE from the coding sequence ATGAAGACGGGCGGCAAAGGCCCCGGCGGCAAGAGCCCCGGAAACAAGGGCGCTGGCGGCCCCTCGCGCGGCGGCAAGCTGCCATCCGCTGGCGCCCCGCGCGGCAAGCGGCCGAGCCACGATGCCCGGCGCCGCGCCGCGGCGCGCCCGGCCGGCGGCGAGGAGCGCGTGCAGCGCCCCGTGCGCCCGCGGCCGGTGGAGGAAGCTCCCAAGCCGACGCGCGCCCAAGTCAAGGCCGAGACCGCACAGGTGCTCTCGACCGGCGTGCAGCAGCTCGTGGTGACGCAGGACGAGAACGAGATGCGGATCGACCGCTTCCTCGAAGCGCGTTTTCCGCAGCTCTCCTTCAGCCATATCCAGCGCATCGTCCGGAAGGGCGAGTTGCGCGTCGACGGCAAGCGCGCCGACAGCAAGGACCGGTTGAGCGAAGGCCAGACCGTGCGCATCCCGCCGCTCCGGCTGGAGGAACAGGCCGAGCGGCCGCGCTCGGTCAAGGCCGATGCCGATACGATCGGCTTCCTGCGCTCGATCACGCTCTATGAGGACGACGACGTCATGGTCCTCAACAAGCCGGCGGGGCTCGCCGTGCAGGGTGGCTCGGGAACGACGCGCCATGTCGACCAGATGCTGGAGGCCCTCACGGCCAAGGACGGGCAGAAGCCGCGCCTCGTCCACCGTCTCGACAAGGATACGGCCGGCTGTCTCGTCATCGCCAAGTCGCGTTTCGCGGCGGCGACGCTGGCCAAGACCTTCCGCTCGCGCTCGGCCCGCAAGGTCTACTGGGCGCTGGTCGTCGGCGTGCCGCGCGTGCGCCAGGGCCGGATCTCGACCTATCTCGCCCGCGAGGAGGCCTATGACGGCGACCAGCGCATGGCCGTCGCCCAGCATGGCGAGGACGGCGCGATGCATGCCGTGACCTATTACGCGGTGGTCGAGACGGCGGCGCAGAAGCTCGCCTGGCTGTCGCTGAAGCCGGTGACGGGGCGCACGCATCAATTGCGCGCCCACACCACCCATATCGGCCACCCGATCATCGGCGACCCCAAATACTTCAACATCCAGAACTGGGAGCTGCCCGGCGGCATCCAGAACAAGCTGCACCTGCTGGCGCGGCGGATCGTGCTGCCGCATCCGCGCGGCAAGGGCACGATCGACGTCAGCGCGCCGCTGCCGCCGCATATGCGCCAGAGCTGGAACCTGCTCGGCTTCGACGACGCGCCCTATGACCCGATCGTCGAGGCGCCCGACGAGTGA
- a CDS encoding YdcF family protein, which produces MFFVLSKVVWFVLSPVNFAILLAGLSGLLAFTRFARPARWIGLVSLVALGLMAFSPLPRIVLRPLEDRFPQQDASKGPVTGIVVLGGAIGMARGDVAMNSSATRMTKAVELARLHPQAKVVFTGGAANLISETTVTEADGAKLLLEGLGLDPARLILEDKSRNTRENAAFTRKLVDPKPGERWLLVTSAWHMPRSIGVFRKAGFAVEAFPVDFWSSGDPSDFIRPYSRAPRALEIADNGFKEWVGLVAYRLAGYTDELFPAP; this is translated from the coding sequence ATGTTCTTCGTTCTGTCCAAGGTCGTCTGGTTCGTCCTGTCGCCGGTGAACTTCGCGATCCTGCTCGCGGGGCTTTCGGGGTTGCTGGCTTTCACGCGCTTCGCCCGGCCAGCGCGCTGGATCGGACTGGTCTCGCTCGTCGCGCTTGGCCTGATGGCTTTCAGCCCGCTGCCGCGCATCGTGCTGCGACCGCTGGAGGATCGGTTTCCGCAGCAGGATGCCAGCAAGGGACCGGTGACCGGCATCGTCGTGCTCGGCGGCGCCATCGGCATGGCGCGCGGCGATGTCGCGATGAATTCCTCGGCGACGCGGATGACCAAGGCGGTGGAACTGGCACGATTGCATCCGCAGGCGAAGGTCGTCTTCACCGGTGGCGCGGCCAACCTGATCTCGGAAACGACCGTCACGGAAGCGGACGGCGCCAAGCTGCTGCTCGAAGGACTGGGGCTCGACCCCGCCCGGCTCATTCTGGAAGACAAGTCGCGCAATACCCGCGAAAACGCCGCCTTCACGCGCAAGCTTGTCGATCCCAAGCCCGGCGAGCGCTGGCTTCTGGTGACCTCGGCCTGGCACATGCCGCGCTCGATCGGCGTCTTCCGCAAGGCCGGGTTCGCGGTCGAGGCTTTCCCGGTCGATTTCTGGTCGAGCGGCGACCCGAGCGACTTCATCCGGCCCTATAGCCGGGCGCCACGCGCGCTCGAAATCGCCGATAACGGTTTCAAGGAATGGGTCGGGCTCGTGGCCTACCGGCTCGCCGGCTATACGGACGAGCTCTTCCCGGCGCCGTAA
- a CDS encoding rhodanese-like domain-containing protein has protein sequence MPQTITKGYKALVAEAESRIETLSIEQAQALHGSDEVVFVDLRDPRELEREGQMPGAFHCPRGMLEFWIDPESPYAKPVFQQDKRFVFFCGGGWRSALAAQAAQEMGLKPVAHVAGGFGAWKKAGAPVDTPPADKKA, from the coding sequence GTGCCGCAGACCATCACCAAGGGCTACAAGGCGCTGGTCGCGGAGGCCGAGAGCCGGATCGAGACCTTGTCGATCGAACAGGCGCAGGCGCTCCATGGCAGCGACGAGGTGGTCTTCGTCGATCTGCGCGACCCGCGCGAGCTGGAGCGGGAAGGGCAGATGCCCGGCGCCTTCCACTGCCCGCGCGGCATGCTCGAATTCTGGATCGATCCGGAAAGTCCCTATGCCAAGCCGGTCTTCCAGCAGGACAAGCGCTTCGTCTTCTTCTGCGGCGGCGGCTGGCGCTCGGCCTTGGCCGCGCAGGCGGCGCAGGAGATGGGCCTGAAGCCGGTCGCGCATGTGGCCGGCGGCTTCGGCGCCTGGAAGAAGGCGGGTGCGCCGGTCGATACTCCCCCCGCCGACAAGAAGGCTTAA
- the crcB gene encoding fluoride efflux transporter CrcB, whose translation MISTVFVFLGAGIGGALRHGINVVSPRWFGLGFPYGTMAINIIGSALMGLVAGWFAFRAGEGVPQDLRLFLATGILGGFTTFSAFSLDAVLLWERGEAMLAATYVIGSVVLSLAALVGGLAVMRSMS comes from the coding sequence ATGATCTCCACCGTTTTCGTTTTTCTAGGCGCCGGCATCGGCGGCGCCCTGCGCCACGGCATCAATGTGGTGTCGCCGCGCTGGTTCGGCCTCGGCTTTCCCTATGGGACCATGGCCATCAACATCATCGGCTCGGCCCTGATGGGGCTGGTCGCCGGCTGGTTCGCCTTCCGCGCCGGCGAGGGCGTGCCGCAGGACCTGCGCCTCTTCCTGGCGACGGGCATCCTCGGTGGGTTCACCACTTTTTCGGCCTTCTCGCTCGATGCCGTCCTGCTTTGGGAGCGGGGCGAGGCGATGCTGGCGGCCACCTATGTGATCGGCTCGGTCGTGCTGTCGCTGGCGGCGCTGGTCGGTGGCCTTGCTGTGATGCGGAGCATGTCATGA